Proteins encoded within one genomic window of Setaria italica strain Yugu1 chromosome IV, Setaria_italica_v2.0, whole genome shotgun sequence:
- the LOC101759331 gene encoding protein DMP10, which translates to MAAKSEESSKQASSSNEGDNNPTVTKKNIGDGVVLPNDDRANKGNMAAEKVLSVSANLAKLLPSGAVLVYQTLSASFTNQGSCNTANKWLSALLVGFLSAACIFLTFTDSIVHDNKIYYGVALAGRLKIFALSRTEEKRLLRALKKDLVERRLKTLDWVHAFFTAIVFLSIAMGDVGLQKCFFPDLDSDHMKNVKELLRNAPLGLALLSSFVFMIFPTTRHGVGFDNGDRGTTGEQEKKDGAEAAAKSKSVNDLEAPVSKQQK; encoded by the coding sequence ATGGCAGCCAAATCAGAAGAAAGTTCAAAGCAGGCAAGCAGTAGTAACGAGGGAGATAACAATCCGACCGTGACCAAGAAGAACATTGGAGATGGAGTCGTACTACCAAATGATGATAGGGCCAACAAGGGGAACATGGCCGCCGAAAAGGTGCTGTCGGTGTCGGCGAACCTGGCGAAGCTGCTGCCGTCGGGGGCGGTGCTCGTGTACCAGACGCTGTCGGCATCCTTCACCAACCAGGGCTCCTGCAACACCGCCAACAAGTGGCTCAGCGCCCTGCTCGTCGGCTTCCTCAGCGCCGCCTGCATCTTCCTCACCTTCACCGACAGCATCGTCCACGACAACAAGATCTACTACGGCGTCGCCCTCGCCGGGCGGCTCAAGATCTTCGCCCTGTCCCGGACGGAGGAGAAGCGGTTGCTCAGGGCCCTCAAGAAGGACCTCGTGGAGCGGCGCCTCAAGACGCTGGACTGGGTTCACGCCTTCTTCACGGCCATCGTCTTCCTCTCCATAGCCATGGGCGACGTCGGGCTCCAGAAATGCTTCTTCCCGGACCTGGATAGCGACCACATGAAGAACGTCAAGGAGCTGCTGAGGAACGCGCCGCTGGGGCTGGCACTACTGTCCAGCTTCGTGTTCATGATCTTCCCCACCACAAGGCACGGCGTCGGCTTCGACAATGGCGACCGCGGCACCACGGGAGAgcaggagaagaaggatggcgcaGAGGCCGCGGCTAAATCAAAATCCGTGAACGACCTAGAAGCACCGGTTTCCAAGCAACAGAAGTGA
- the LOC101785777 gene encoding uncharacterized protein LOC101785777 yields the protein MASSNEIAPSNPMEPGDQKASSQPAVGNKPSSHSTEFQLRKYLLLLATLVATVTYVAGLNLPGGAWQEDTKDGLHRAGDPILQYAHHSRYLAFYYCNATAFAASLVVCLLLLVLDGTNTGWEALLRVVMVLDLLGLMGAYAAGSCRDTFTTIYSALLVCAVFAYIVISFSAFVISKNSVLAVVLPKKQGDDTEKQGKDTSTLEHEDELREVLMLLATFAVTITYVAGLNPPGGFWGEGNHKMSDPVLQEHYLSRYQAFFVCNTTAFIASLLIIILLVDKKLSSNKSVRFVALHGVIITVLFGLMGAYAAGSCREVDDTTYVVCLIGAVLAYIFLQAALTKAVKKKVPSPIHESPSKWLKLKAIKSFLGSKHQPERDQTGSGNTQHEEAVEKARSLVLLLATLVVSITYQAGLDPPGGLWPADGRAANGRDYKNGDPILLTTHPNRYKVFFYSNSAAFVASLIVIIMVQSRFLLKRHTLEAAMILDLFGLIGAYAAGSCRDEITSIYVVALAGIVLVYVVIHIIFFTLDHEDNRRDAKKLENRREVLLLLAILAATLTYQAGLTPPGGFWLDDEDEHRAGYPVLYDNYRPRYSIFFYCNAASFMASVAVIVLLVNPNLYRPGIRCYALYVCMVVGMFGLMGAYAAGSSRDLRTSIYVLILVVAVFAFVALEVVIFWVYPYLKKLLSGDVNKESGSSGSNTEQKTGPQSETTGKTPEAQKEKNMREYLMLLGVLAASVTYQSGLKPPGGLWQEDRNGHSSGNPILHDINKGRYYAFFFSNSTSFMASIVVVILLLPWTLHKHKLPLWPMQTAILLDMLGLLGAYAAGSTRDWVTSRNVIYLVIPVLAYIAAYAAVSLFRKRRRCHNSPEDV from the exons ATGGCTTCCAGCAACGAAATAGCTCCCAGCAATCCAATGGAGCCTGGCGACCAAAAGGCCTCCAGCCAGCCTGCTGTGGGCAACAAGCCTTCCAGTCATTCCACGGAGTTTCAGCTGCGGAAGTACCTCCTGCTACTGGCCACACTGGTGGCGACGGTGACGTACGTCGCCGGGCTAAACCTGCCAGGGGGAGCCTGGCAGGAGGACACGAAGGATGGCCTCCACCGCGCAGGCGACCCGATCCTCCAGTACGCCCACCACAGCCGCTACCTCGCCTTCTACTACTGCAACGCGACTGCATTCGCCGCATCGTTGGTggtctgcctcctcctcctcgtccttgaTGGGACGAACACAGGCTGGGAGGCTCTGCTGCGTGTGGTCATGGTGCTCGATTTACTTGGCCTCATGGGGGCCTATGCTGCTGGCAGCTGCCGGGATACATTCACAACAATCTACTCTGCTTTGCTGGTCTGTGCCGTCTTCGCCTACATTGTAATATCTTTCTCTGCCTTTGTCATCTCCAAAAATtcggtgctggcggtggtgctGCCCAAGAAGCAAGGCGATGACACCGAGAAGCAAGGCAAGGATACCAGCACACTTGAGCACGAAGACGAACTGCGGGAGGTCTTGATGTTGCTCGCGACCTTTGCAGTCACCATCACATATGTGGCCGGGCTGAATCCACCAGGTGGCTTCTGGGGCGAGGGCAACCACAAGATGAGCGACCCGGTTCTGCAGGAACACTACCTCAGCCGCTACCAGGCGTTCTTCGTCTGCAACACCACCGCATTCATAGCATCCCTGCTCATCATCATCCTACTCGTGGACAAGAAGCTGAGCAGCAATAAATCCGTACGGTTTGTTGCTCTGCACGGGGTCATCATCACAGTGCTCTTTGGCCTCATGGGCGCATATGCTGCTGGGAGCTGCAGGGAGGTCGACGACACCACCTATGTCGTCTGTCTCATCGGTGCAGTTCTCGCGTACATCTTCCTCCAAGCGGCGCTTACCAAAGCGGTAAAAAAGAAGGTTCCCAGTCCCATACATGAATCTCCTTCCAAATGGCTGAAACTGAAAGCAATAAAGAGTTTCTTGGGATCAAAGCACCAACCTGAACGAGATCAAACCGGCAGCGG GAACACACAACACGAAGAGGCGGTGGAAAAGGCCCGCTCTCTTGTTCTGTTGCTTGCTACTCTTGTTGTGAGCATCACGTACCAGGCAGGATTAGATCCACCAGGTGGCCTCTGGCCTGCCGATGGACGTGCTGCCAATGGGCGTGATTATAAGAATGGTGACCCAATACTCCTCACAACGCATCCTAACCGGTACAAAGTGTTCTTTTACAGCAACTCAGCAGCCTTTGTGGCATCCTTGATCGTCATCATAATGGTCCAGAGCAGATTTCTGCTTAAACGCCACACACTGGAGGCAGCCATGATACTGGATTTGTTCGGTCTAATAGGTGCATATGCTGCAGGGAGTTGCAGAGATGAAATCACCTCCATATATGTTGTCGCCTTGGCAGGAATTGTCCTTGTATATGTGGTGATCCATATCATCTTCTTCACCCTAGATCATGAGGACAACCGTCGAGATGCTAAAAAGTTGGAGAACAGGCGTGAGGTGCTGCtgctccttgcgatcttggctGCGACACTCACTTACCAAGCTGGATTAACACCACCAGGTGGCTTCTGGttggatgatgaagatgaacacCGTGCAGGCTACCCGGTCCTCTACGATAACTACCGTCCACGTTACAGTATATTCTTCTACTGCAACGCGGCAAGCTTCATGGCATCCGTAGCTGTCATTGTTCTCCTTGTGAACCCAAACCTATACAGGCCAGGCATACGGTGCTATGCACTATATGTATGCATGGTGGTGGGCATGTTTGGCCTCATGGGAGCCTATGCTGCTGGGAGCTCCCGGGATTTGCGCACCTCCATCTATGTGTTAATATTGGTTGTTGCTGTGTTTGCTTTTGTAGCCTTGGAGGTAGTCATTTTCTGGGTTTACCCATACCTAAAGAAACTTCTATCAGGAGATGTTAACAAGGAAAGTGGATCCTCCGGCAGCAACACAGAACAGAAGACAGGTCCTCAAAGTGAAACTACAGGAAAGACACCAGAAGCACAGAAAGAAAAGAACATGCGTGAATACTTGATGCTGCTAGGAGTCCTGGCTGCGAGTGTTACCTATCAGAGTGGCCTTAAACCACCTGGTGGCCTGTGGCAGGAGGACAGAAATGGTCACTCTTCCGGTAATCCAATCCTGCACGACATCAACAAAGGCCGGTATTATGCTTTCTTCTTCAGCAACTCCACTTCCTTCATGGCTTCCATTGTCGTCGTCATCTTGCTGCTTCCATGGACCCTGCACAAACATAAATTGCCCCTCTGGCCAATGCAGACAGCTATTTTGCTAGACATGCTCGGCCTCCTGGGGGCTTATGCAGCAGGTAGTACCAGGGATTGGGTGACGTCCAGGAATGTCATCTATTTGGTCATCCCTGTCCTAGCCTATATTGCAGCCTATGCAGCAGTGTcactcttccgcaaaagaaggcGATGTCACAACTCGCCTGAGGATGTCTGA